The proteins below are encoded in one region of Flavobacterium sp. IMCC34852:
- a CDS encoding OB-fold protein, giving the protein MKKKVFILALIILVVGFGAYKYIYQNHRDIASEEANFTTTVQDVFKSFTANDSLANAKYLDKTVAVRGKISNIDSENKIITVDEKLSARFSDRLPEKIKIQDSINLKGRLVGFDDLLEEIQLDQCTVVE; this is encoded by the coding sequence ATGAAGAAAAAGGTTTTTATTTTAGCTCTTATTATTTTGGTGGTTGGCTTTGGGGCTTATAAATATATTTATCAAAATCATAGGGATATAGCTTCTGAAGAAGCTAATTTTACTACTACTGTTCAAGATGTTTTTAAATCTTTTACAGCTAATGATAGTTTGGCTAATGCCAAATACTTAGATAAAACGGTTGCGGTTCGCGGAAAAATATCCAATATCGATTCAGAAAATAAAATCATTACGGTTGATGAAAAGTTATCTGCCCGATTTTCAGACAGGCTTCCTGAAAAGATAAAAATTCAAGATTCTATCAACCTAAAAGGTCGTTTGGTGGGTTTTGATGATTTACTTGAGGAGATTCAATTAGATCAA